Sequence from the Kineosporia succinea genome:
CGTCACCGGTCTTTTCGGTGACGCGCTGATCGCCGAGTCCACCGCCCAGATGCGGTTCGAGGGGCGCCGGCCATGAAGGAGCGGGGGCAGGCATCGATCGAGTTGCTCGGCGCCATACCGTTCATCGCCCTCGCCTTCCTCGCCGCCCTGCAGCTGACCGTCGCGGCCGCCACCGCCCAGGCCGCCAGTGCGGCCGCCCGGGCCGCCGCCCGCACGGCCAGCCAGGGCGACGGCGACCCGGCCGCCTCGGCGCGCCGGAGCGTCCCCGATTGGCTCGAAGACGATCTGGCGGTCGAGATCGGCGGCGGGGAGAGCCCTTCGGTGCAGGTCACCGTGACCATGCCGATCGTGCTGCCCGGTCTGGGCGGTGGCCCGCAGGTGCACCGCACCGCCTGGTTCGAGAGCGAGACGGCGAGGGCGCCATGGGGCTGAAAGACCTGCGGGCGGGTAACGGCGGCGAGAAGTCCGAAAAGACTGAGCAGTTCGAGGCCTACGTCGAGCGCTACCGCCGTGCCCTGCTCGAAGAGCTCAACCTGAGCGAGCTCTCCACCCTCGGCCCGGCCCAGCGCCGCACCCGGCTGGAGCGGGTGCTGGCGCGCATCCTCAGCCGCGAGGGTCCGCTGCTGTCGGGCACCGAGCGCACCCAGCTGATCCGCCGGGTCATCGACGACTCGCTCGGGCTCGGGGTGCTGGAACCGTTGCTGGCCGACCCGTCCGTCACCGAGATCATGGTCAACGGGCCGAAAGACGTCTACATCGAGCGGGCCGGGCGGCTCGAGCGGGCACCCTTCGCGTTCGCCAGCGAGCAGCAGCTCTACCAGACCATCGACCGCATCGTCTCCACGGTGAACCGTCGCGTCGACGAGTCCAGCCCGATGGTGGACGCGCGGCTCGCCGGCGGTGAGCGGGTGAACGTGGTCATCCCGCCCCTTTCGCTGACCGGGCCGACCCTGACCATCCGCCGTTTCCCGGCACCGATCCCGATGCACCGGATGGCCGAGCTCGGCGCGATCGACACGGCCAGCGCGATGCTGCTCGCGGCGATGGTGCGGGCCCGGTTCAACGTGCTCATCTCGGGTGGTACCGGCACCGGTAAAACCACATTCCTGAATGCCCTTTCGGCCTTCATCCCGAGCCACGAGCGCATCATCACGGTGGAGGACGCGGCCGAGCTGAGGCTGGAGCAGGACCACGTGGTGAGTCTGGAGGCGCGCCCGTCGAACATCGAGGGCCGGGGCGAGATCACGATCCGCGACCTGGTGCGCAACAGCCTGCGCATGCGGCCCGACCGGATCATCGTCGGTGAGGTGCGCGGTGGTGAGACGCTCGACATGCTGCAGGCCATGAACACCGGCCACGAGGGTTCTCTGGCCACCGTGCACGCCAACTCGACGCAAGACGCCATCTCCAGGCTCGAGACCCTGGCCACCATGAGCGAACTCGAGCTCCCCTTCGCCGCGATCCGTGACCAGATCAACAACGCGGTCGACATCATCATCCAGCTCTCGCGTTTCAGCGACGGGTCGCGGCGGGTGGTCGAGGTGATCGCGGTGACCTCGCGTCGCCGCGAGGAGTACCGCCTCGAACGGCTCATGCACTTCGAGGCCGAGCCGACCGGCGCCGACCGGGTGGTCACCGGCCGTTTCGTCTGCCACCGGCTGCCGCCCCCGCTGGCCGACCGGCTGATCGTGCGGGGCGAACCGGTCCCGCCGCAGTATCTGGAGGGTCGGCCGTGATCCTCGCCCTGGCGGCGGTCACCCTGCTGGTGGCCGTGATCGGTTGTCTGCAGTGGGTTCTCGGCGCCAACGAGCGGGAGGCGCTGACCAGCCGCACGGCCCTCGAGGTGGTCGAGCGGTCGGGGGCGCGGTGGGTCAACCGGCTCGATGCGCGCCTCCGGCGCACCTGGCACGGGCGGTGGTTGCAGCTGCGCCTCGACCGCGCCGGGGTGCGGTGGCGAATGGGGGACGTGTGGGTCGCCCTGGCGGGTCTCGCGGTGGTGGTGTTCGTGGTCGCCTCCCGGATGCTGAGCTGGTGGTTCGCCGTGCTCGCGGCCGCCGCCGCGGTGCGGCTGGCGCTGACGGTGCTCGACCGGCGCGAGTCGCGGCGCCGGGAGGCGTTCGTGGCCCAGCTGCCCGAGGTGGCCCGCGTGCTCTCCAACGCCACCTCGGCCGGGCTGGCGCTGCGCTCGGCGATCCGGATGGCGGGCGAGGACCTCGACGAGCCGGCCTCGTCGGAGATGTCGCGCCTGGCCCACGAACTCGACGTCGGCACCCCGTTGAACGATGCGCTCGACCATCTCCAGCAGCGCCTGCCCAGTCGTGAGTTGTCGCTGCTGACAAGAACTCTCATCATCCAGGCGCGGGCCGGCGGTGCGGTGGTGACGGCTCTGCGCGGTATGTCCGACACCCTGGAGGCCCGTAAGGACCTGCGCCGAGAGGTACGCACCATGCTCTCCGGCGCGGTGTTCACCAGCTGGATCGTGCTCATCCTGGGGGCCGGCTCGCTGCTGATGATGAACGTGATCGCCCCGGGCACGCTGAACAAGGTCACGTCGTCGCTGATCGGCCAGATCATCCTGGTGCTCGCGCTGGGGATGTACGCGGCCGGGTTCTGGATGATCCGCCGCACCACCCGGATCGACGTCTGATGAGCGGGCACGGGCTGGCCCTGGGGATGGCCGCGCTGCTGGTCTATCTCTTCGGCCTGTACGGGTGGCAGCTGCTCAAGGCCCCGCCCGAGGTCGCCCTGCCCGACACCGGTTCGGTGCCGGTGGTGCGCACCAGCCGCTTCCCGCTGGTGTCGCGGTTCTACCGGTTCCTCGGCCGCCGCACCGGCCCGGCCCTCAGTGGTCTGCTCGGCCCACGCTGGCGCCTGGAGGTGCGCAACCTGCTGGCCGCCGCCGGGCAGCCGCGTGATCTGGACGTGGCCGGGTTCGCCGAGCTGCAGGGTGCCTACGCGGTGCTCGGCCTGCTCGGCGGCCTGCTGCTGGTGGTGCGCGGCCTACCGACGCTCGCCGCCCTGGCCGCCCTGCTGCTCGTGGCCTATCCCACGATCTGGCTGTGGAGTGAGGCCCAGCGCCGGCAGCGCCGCATCGAGCAGGAGCTGCCCGACTTCCTCGACGTGCTGGCGATCACCGTCACGGCCGGGCTGGGCTTCCGGGCGGCGATGGAACGGGTGGGGGAGACGCTCGAGGGGCCGCTCGCCGAGGAGGTCCGGCGCACGATGCGCCGGATGGACATCGGGGTGCACCGCCGCGAGGCGTTCCTCGAACTGCGCGACCGCAACCCCCGTTCGTCCACCATGGGGCTGTTCGTCACCGCGATGATCCAGGCCGAGGAGCTGGGCGCACCGCTGGCCGACACCCTGAACCAGCTGGCCGAGGACATGCGCCGGGAGTTCGCCCAGATCGCGCGGCGCCGGGCGGCGCGGGCCGCGCCGCGGGTCAGCCTGATCATCACCATGGTGATCATGCCGGCGGTGGTCGCGCTGATCGTGCTGGCGCTGTTCCTGGGCTCCGACGTGGATCTGGGGTCGTTGTGAGCGAGGTCGGCCGGCTCGCCCGCTACCTGCTGATCCCGCGCGTCGCGGCCCCGGTGCTGACCCTGGTCGCGCTGCGGGCTGATCCGCCGGCGGTCGCACTGCTGCTGGGGGCGCTGTCCGGTCTGAACCTCCTGGCCCTGCGGTTCTGGACGCGGTTGCCGCACGGTCGGCTGCATCTGCTGCTCGACCAGGTGCTGGCTCTGGGTGTGCTGGGCGTCGTGGGGTCCGGGACGCCGATGGTGCTGTACCTGATGGCGAGTGGTGTGCTGGCCGGGCTGACCTACCGGGCCCGGCCCGTTCTCGTCGCGGGCATCCTCACCTCGCTGACCTACGGGGGCTTCCTGATGCTGCGGGCCGGATACGTGCCGGGGGAGATCGACCTCCACACCACGATCACCCTGCCCGCCCTGCTGCTCGGGGCGGGGCCCGCCGGGGTGGCGGTGCGGCGGCTGCTGGTGCGGCAGGAACGCACGGCCACGCAGCTCTGGAAGCTTCGGCGCACCCATGCGGTTCGGGAAGAACGGCTGCGCGTCGCCCGCGACCTGCACGACTCGCTGACCAAGGATCTGCACGGTGTCTGGCTGCTCAGTCGTACTCTGCGGGCAGCACTGGAACGTGGTGACCAGGATTCGGTGCGCGAGGCCGCCGGGGTGATCGGTGAGACCGCCCAGGGACTGGCCGGGCAGTCGCGGATGGTGATCCGGGGGTTGCGTGAATCGGGTCCGGCCGTGGGTGGTCTCGTGGAGGCGCTGCACGAGCGGGCTGCGGGGGTGTCGGCGGGGCATCAGCTGGCCGTCGAAATTCAAGCCCACGAGGTGGATCTCGACGATGCTTCCCGGAATGTGCTGCTGATGGTTGCTTCCGAGGCGCTGCACAACGTGGTCAAGCACGCGCGGGCCCGCACGGTGACCCTGACGCTGGCGGCGCGCGCTGATGCGGTGGTGCTGGAGATCGAGGACGACGGGGTCGGTTTCGCGATCACGCCGGGTTTCGGTCCGGGGCACTACGGGCTCCTGGGCATGCGGGAGCGGGCGGCCCGCAGCGGCGGGGAGTTCGCGATCCGCAGTGCGCCGGGCGACGGGACGAGGGTGCGGCTGACGCTGCCGGTGCGAAGATCTCCGGTCCCCGCTCGCGGTGAGGCGTTTCTCCACCGGGCCCGGGTCAGTCGTGCCTGAGCGCGAAGCCCGTTCACCCGTGACGGTTCTCGTGGCCGACGACAACCCGGTGATCCGGATCGGCCTGCGTCAGCTGCTCACCGCCGAGCCGGCCACCCGGCTGGTGGGCGAGGCCCGTGACGGTGCCGAGGCCCTGCGCCGGGCCCGGGAGCTGCGGCCCGACGTGGTGCTGCTCGACGTGCGCATGCCCGGCACCTCCGGCCTCGACGTGCTGCCCGAGCTGGCCACCTTCACCTGCGTGCTGATGCTGACCTCGAGCGAGGAGGACGAGACGGTGCGCCGGGCCGTGCGGGACGGGGCGCGGGGCTACCTGGTCTACGGCACGTTCGACGAGAGCACCGTGGTGCAGAACATTCTCGCGGCGGCCGGGGGCGGGTCGGTGTTCAGCGCCTCGGCGGTGCGGGTGCTGGCGTCGGAGCGATCCGCCGCGGCCCCGGCGGTGCGGGCCGCCGACCCGGCCGTGGCGGCGCTGCTGTCCGACCGGGAGGCCGGGGTGATGGAACTGCTCGCCGCCGGGCGCACGAACGGGGAGATCGCCCAGCTGCTCTTCGTGGCCCCGAAGACGGTGAAGAACCACGTGAACCGGATCTTCGCCAAGCTCGGGGCGCGCAGTCGCCGCGAGGCGGTGGAGATTTGGGCCCGCGCTGGGCCCGCCGGGCCCTCGTCCGGCCCGGCCCCGCGCCACTAGCCTCGGTTCTCTCTGAGGGGAGCACAGATGATCCAGATCTACCTCGGGTTGCTGGCTTTGGGGCACCGGGTCCGGCGTCGCGACGACCGCGGGCAGACCGCGGCCGAGTACATGGGCATCGTCGTGATCGTGGCCATCATCATCGTGGCCATCGCGACCAGCGGTATCGGCACCACCATCGCCGGCAACATCACCACCAAGATCTCGCAGATCTTCGGCGCCACCTGACGTCCGCGGTGCTGCGCGGCCGGGCTACGGGGCGGGAGGAGGGCCAGATCGCTCCGGCCCTCCTCCTCGTGGTGGTCGCACTGCTCTTCCTCGGCCTGCTCTTCGCCCAGGTGGGCAGCGCCTCCGACCAGAAGACCCAGACCCAGACGGCGGCCGACTCGGCGGCCGTGGCCGCGACCCATCAGTTCCGCGACGCCACCGTGCTCCGGGCCGCGGCCACGATCCCCTGGCAGGTGCGTCCCCTGTTCGCGCCCCTGACCGCCTGGGAACCCGACCTGACCGCCGCCGCCTGCGCCGCCGCACAACGCAACTGGGGTGAGAACCCGCACGAGGGGGCCGGACTCGGCTGCACCGACGTCTCGCTGTCGAGCACCGGCGACGGCGTGCGGGTGGAGGTGCTGGCCCCGCCCGGCCAGGTCGTCGACGGCCCGGCCGACGTGGCGGCACAACGGGCCCGGGCGAGCGTGGTCTCCCGGGTCACGTTCGTGCGCTGCCCCCAGTTCGCGCAGCCGAAGGCGGCGGCGCTGGCCCACTGGCTCGTCGACCGCGTGGCGGAGCGGCTCGGTCGCGCCTCCGGCTGTTTCACCCCGGTCGACGGGATCAACCTGGGCATCCTCGACACCTGGCCGTTCCCGCCGGCCCGGGCCGCGATCGGCCCGCCGGAAGAGATCCTCGACGCGGTGCGTGAGAGCTTCCGCATCGAGATCATCGACTGAAGCCGCAGAACACGCAGCGCGCGGCGGCGGCCACCAGCGGGGCGCCGCACCAGTCGCAGGGGCTGTGTGGCTGCACCGGGACCCGCGCGACCACCCAGGCCGCCGGGTCTTTCGGCACCGCGACGAACTCGGTGGCCTCCTCGTCGCCCCAGAAGCCGGGCAGGTCGAGCTCGGTGCGCACCCGGTGAGGTTCCTCGGTGCCGCCCAGCACACCCTCCAGCGACGGCGGCAGCGGCTGCGGCCCGGCGATCAGCACCCGCACCCCGACCGGCCCGAAGTGCGCCCGGGTGAACCCGTCCGACGACGGGTCGCGGGAGATCTGGCGCACGGCCGCGGCCGGGGTGAGCTGCACCGCGAACTGCCGCCGCCCGGGCAGTACCGAGGCCAGGTGCTGCCCGATGCCGACGCCGGGCAGGTCCAGCCCGGACACCGAGCGCAGCACCGCGATGTCGACGAGCTCGGCGGCCAGCGTGGGCAGCAGCGAGACCACGAGCGACGTCGGCCGGCCCGCGACCCCCAGGGCCTGTTCGGCGATGCGGGCGAGGGCGTAGTGGCCGAGCGGTCCGCCGGGCAGCGCGACCACGGTGATCTCCACCTCCAGAGCGGCCTGGGCCAGGGCCATCTCGCGGGCCACGGCCACCTCGGCGCTCTCCCCGCAGAGCACGATGAGCCGGGACCCGTCGAACGTCATGCTCTCGATCAGGCCGAGCCGGGTGGCGGCCGGCAGCCTCAGCAGCCCGCCCGGCGCGTCGTCGCCCGACCAGGTGCTGAGGTCGTCGGCGAGCATGATCCGGCTCGGCCGTTCGATCTCCTCACGCATCACCGGCGGCGGGATGCGTGGCTGCGGTTCGGTACTCATTCGGACACCTCACCCGCCCTCAGGGTGCTCGGGATCTCCTCGAGACGGCAGGTCTCGAGGGCGTTCACCGGTCCGGCCGTGTTCAGTGAGATCAGGGTGCCGTCGTCGGTGAGGTACTGCCGCACCACGAGCAGGCCCTGCGTGGACCCGTCGCCGAGCGGATACCGGCTGCGCTGGCTCACCCCGGCCACCGTGCCCGGCACCGGACCGACGGGCTCGTTCACCTCGATCACTCCGCCCGGTTCCCGGCCGGCGCCGAACGCCGCGATGGCGGCGGCCGGGAAGGCACCGCGAAAGTCCTCCTGCGAACCGGCGATCACGATGCACCAGCCCTCGTCGGTCTCGGTGCGCCAGGTGCGCACGTCGGTGCCCGACGACTCCGGTTCGTAGGGCACGTCGTCGGGCATCTCGAAGTGCAGCGCGCCCGTGCTCTCGGTGTGGTGGGCGAGCCCGGAGACCGGGAGCACCTGGGTGCGGCCGTCGTTGACCGGGGCCGCGGTGTCGCGGACGCCCACATCGGTGATGCAACCGCTCAGCACGAACAGCAGAACCGCCACCACTAGGGCCCGCATGTCTGCCACCGCACGAGCCCCTGACCGGGCGCGTAGTAGAAGTCGTCGCCGGGCCGGGCCCCCTTCACGGTCAGCCCGCCCTGAAGCCCGAGACCGACCTCGGGGGAGGCATTCTCGGACCGGTACGCGCTGACGGTGACCGAGGTTCCCGCGCGGCCGGCGTCCAGCTCCCGGTAGAGCGAGGTGACAGCGTCGGGGTCCGCGTCGCCCCGGTCGAGCAGCAGCGGCACCCCCAGTTCATGCAGGGCGTCGGCGGCGAGGTCGGCGTTGGCCGCGTTGCCTGCTGAATCCGTGGGGCCGGGGTCACGCAGGTCGATCCGGATGGTGACCCGCCCGGTGAAGGGCGGCAGCTCGGTCGGTGCCGACTCGTCCAAAAGCCTGGTGAGCAGGTCGGAACCGGTGTCGGCAGCGGGCGTGAGCCACCCTCGCAACTGCCCGGCCGACTCCACCACCAGCTGCTCGGGACTGCCCTGCCGGTCGAAGGCGATACTGGCCACGGTCATCCCGGGCCCGTAGCCGCGCAGCCGCAGGGCGGTCGCCGCGCTCGGCGAGAGCTCGACGAAAAGTGTGGTCACCGGCCGGGCCTCGTGGGTGACCCGGACCTCGGCGACCCCGGTGACCCCGCCGGAGACGAGCGGGCCGGTGACGCCCGAGCGGGCCTGGGCGCCGAGATCGAGGGCCGACCCGGCGTCGACGAACGTGGCGTGCGGCGTGGCCACCATCTCGCCGGGCAGTGGGTGCCCGTCGACCGCCCCGGCGATCCGGGCCATCAGGCCGGTCGGGTCGGCCGCCCGTAGCCGTTCGCGCACCGGTTCGTGCTGGGCCGCGGTGATGTAGGCCCGGGCCGCCGCCTGCGTGGGGAACTCGGTGACCTCGCCGCCGCGCACCGAGCCGGGAACGTCGTCGCGGCGCACGAACCAGTGCACGACCGCGTTCTTGTCCACGGTGCGGGCCAGTGTCAGGCGGCCGGAACTGCCCAGGTCGTCGGTGAAGACCACGGCGTCGTCGGGCACCACGTCGGCGTGGCTGAGCACGTGGCAGGCGGCTTCGGGGGCGATCGGCAGCGTCGCGCACCCGGTGTCGCCCTCACCGCACAGCCCGGCCCGCACCGCGTGCCCGGCCACCGGCATCAGCACCGCCGTGACCAGCACGGCCGTCGCGGCGCCGCCGAGCACGCCGAGGTACCGGACCGGTGACGGCCCGGCGTCCGGCAGAGCCGCGCGAGCGGGGCGGCGGGCGATCAGGCTCATCACTGGTCACTGTGCCTCACCACAGGGTTACATGGTGGCAAATGGCGTGATTGTTACTTTTCGGAGAGTGATCGAGTGACCGGGTTGCTGCTGGACGGCGTCGAGGTGGCCGAGGTCGAGGTGGCCACGAGCTACCGGGCCCGGGCGCGGGGGCTGCTCGGGCGCGACGGGATAGAGACCGGGCTGGTGCTGAGGCCGGGATCGAGCGTGCACACGTTCGGCATGCGCTTCGCCATCGACGTGGTGCACGTGCGGCGCGACGGTCTGGTGCTGGCCGTGACCACCCTGGCTCCCGGGCGGATGGGCCGGCCTCGTCCGCGGTCGCGCTGGATCCTGGAGACCGAGGCCGGACGGGCCCGGTCCTGGGGGATCGAGCCGGGGCGGAACCTGACGCTGCGTGGTTAGGCCCTATGTGGTGAGTCGCTACGGCCCTGACGCGCAGGACCGACCCTCATCACTTTCGGTCACTCGTCCAGTTGTCTGGCGATCGGTAAGCCACTCATAACCGGGCGTTATCAATTCCTTGCGTCATGCGTGACGACCTTCACTCAGCGTATGTAAATGCGTGTTTGGGCCCTACAGTGATGCCACGCCGGGGGGCGATGGTGCCGGTGGAGGCCGGGACTGTGAGTGATCGAGATCTAGGGGTGGGATGCAGCATGGGCTCGATCAGGTGATGGAGGGGTCGGGTTGGCGTCTTCGGAGGGGAGACGCCGGCCGGGCCACCCCGGACGTCGAGACGGTCCGGGGCTGGTGGCTCGACCTGCTCGGCGGCCGCCGGTCCCGGGCCGAGGTCGGCGCCCTGGCCGTGCGTTGGGGGCGTGACGAGCGCCTGGCCTGTCCCTTCGTGCGGCGCGCGCTACGGAACCTGCGGCAGGCGGCCCGGTTCCGGGCCGACACCGGTGCCCCCGTGCGTCCCCTGACCGAACTCGCGGCCGCCTACGAGACCTGGTGCGCCGACGTGCGTCTGGCCCGGGAAGACCCGCAGGCCTGGCGAATGCTGGCGCGCGACCGCACTCTCGCGGTACTGGAGACCAGAAGGCGGCAAAGCCACGTGCTCGCACGCTGATTCGCTCAGGCCGGCAACTCCGCGCGACGGGAATGCGACCGGCTGTGGTGGACGTACCCGCCCCGGGGTGACGTTTCCGCGCAGGTGCCCCGAAACGTCCTCACGCCCCTAGGGTCCTGCTACCCGCACCGACTGGAGAATGCCGTGAAGGCAAGAACCGTGGCCGTTCTCGGGCTCACGGCCGCCCTGGTGGGTGCGGTTCCGGCCCAGGCCGCCGTGACGCCCACCCCGACCGCGATGTCGCCGGACGACCTGACCGCGCAGACGGTTCCCGTTCTGGGGTCGACCACGGTGCGCAAGGAGATGGACGGGACCGAGACCACCGCCACGGTACTGGTGAACGCCGTGCGCCGGATCCCGGGCGCCACGGTGCTCTACTACTCGGCCGGCCTGCCCGAAGGGGCGCGGCCGGAGAGCTGGTACGACTTCCAGTCCAGTTCCTACGACCGTCTGATGGGGACCGGGGGCATCGGGGCGGTTCGCCTGGTGGACTTCTCGAACGAGAAGATCTACGCGCCCCTGTACGAGAACGACGGCAGCAGCAAGGGTGCCGTGATGAGCTCGCCGGCCAAGGCGTGGCCCGACTACGAGCCCGGTGGCACCTTCTACACCTTCTACGCGGTGATGCCGGAGCTGCCCGCCGACCTGAACAGTGTGGACGTGCGGATCGGCCACGGCGACGTGGTGCAGAACCTGCCGATCGACGACGGTGTGCTGGAACCGGCCGTGCCGCAGGAGGAACCGATCCGGATGGGCGAGGCCTGGCCGCAGATCGACCAGGCCGCCGCGGCGCGATCGCTGCGGCCCCAGGACTCGGTGCGCGACCTGGTGACGAAGGTGGCCAGCGCCGACGGCTCGTACACCGAGGAGACCGTGGAGGAGACGACCACGGTCGACCTCTCGTCGGACGTGCTGTTCGGGGTCGACTCGGCCGCGCTCGACCCGGCGGCCGGTGACGTGTTGCAGAGGGCGGCGGACGCGGTGAACGAGGCGTCGGAGGGCGGGCCGGTCGAGATCGTCGGCCACACCGACTCCGACGGCAGCGACGAGCACAACCTCGACCTGTCGAAGCGCCGGGCGCGGGCGGTGGCCCGGGCGCTGAAGCCCCTGATCGCGGTTTCCGGTGTCACGTACCAGATTTCCGGGCGCGGCGAGAAGGACCCGGTGAGTGGCAACGACACCGAGGAGGGCCGCAAGGCCAACCGCCGGGTGAGCGTGGTCTTCGGACCGGGGGTGGCGAAGTGAAGCGGTCGGTGACGGTCGTGGCGATCGGGCTGGTGCTGGTCGCCGTCGCCGCGGGGATCTGGTTGCTCCGTGGGGCCGAGCCGGGCGCCGACGTGCCCGCGGCCCAGTCGCGAGCCCTGACCGGTGATCCCACGGTGGGGGAGCTGACCAGCACCTACCTGGGCGCCGACCCGCCGCAGGCCGGGCCGGTGGCCACCGGGCAGGGCGTGATCTACGCGTCCGACCGCACCACCTACCAGCGGTTCGAGTCGCCCGGCACCCTGAAGATCCTGGCGGTGGACGTCAGCGAGTCGTCCACCCACGTGCGGATCTCGCTGAGCGCCGAGAAGGAACTCACCCTGGACAACAGTGAGTACGTCGAGAGCACGCTGCCCGGATTCCACACCGCCGTACTGGTTTCGGAGCAGGCCGACGTCTCGATGACCGGCGCGCGCTGGACCGGCACGAACGATCTGTGGGGCGACTGCACCTGCGGCTCGCGGCCGAAGGTGATCGACGCCGACGGTGTCGAGGTCAGCCTGCTGTTTCCGGCCCTGGCCGACTCGGCGACCGAGATCCAGCTCAAGATACCCGGTTTCGTCCCCCTGACCGCCCCCGTCACCCGAGTGGGTACCCCGTGAAGCAGATCGTCGCCCTGGCCCTGACCGGGGTGCTGGCCTCGGGCACGCCCGCCGCCGCCCCGGACGGTGAGCAGGAGGTGCCCGTGCTGGGTTCCACCGTGGTCAGCACGACGATGGAGTCCGAGTCGGCCAAGGCGACCGTGCTGGTGAACGGCGTGCGCCGGATCGACGGCGCCACGGTCGTCTACTACTCCGTGGGGCTGCCGTCAGGGGTGGAGACGCCCTCCTGGTACGACCTCAACTCCACGGCCTACGACCGGGCGAAGGCCGGGTCGGGCGGTTCGGGCAACGTGCGGCTGGTCGACTTCGCGGGCAACCGGATCTACGCGCCGCTGGCCCGGCTGACCAAGTACGGCAGTGAGGAGGCCATCGTCTCGCCCACCACGGCCTGGCCCCGAGAACAGCCCGGCGGCGTCTTCCACACGTTCTACGCGGTGCTCCCGCAATTGCCCGAAGACCTGCGAACGGTGGACGTGATGGTCGGGCACGGCGACATCGTGCACGACGTCGTGGTCGAGGACGGGGTGCTGGAACCGGCCTCGCTGCAGGAGGACCCGATGGTGATGGGCGAGGTCTGGCCGTTGATCGACCAGGTGGCCGCGAAGAACTCGACGGCCCCGGAGGACTCGGTGCGCCCGCTGGTGGCCCGGGTCGGGGAGAACGGATGAACGCCGAACTGCGCAGGGTCGCCCTGGTGCTCGGGGCCGGGCTGGTCGTGGTCGCCGTGGCGGGCCTGATCTTCTGGCGCAGCGGCGGTCTGGACCGGCTGATCGGGGGCGACGACTCGATGACCGTGCAGGAGGCCGCCGACCGGTACCTGGAGCAGGCCCCGGCCGGCGACGGGCCGCTGGCCTCGGAGCAGGGCGTGATCTATGCGTACTCCCCGGAGGACTACTCGAACTACGAGGCGACCAGCACCCTGAGTGTGCTCGCCCTGG
This genomic interval carries:
- a CDS encoding OmpA family protein, producing MKARTVAVLGLTAALVGAVPAQAAVTPTPTAMSPDDLTAQTVPVLGSTTVRKEMDGTETTATVLVNAVRRIPGATVLYYSAGLPEGARPESWYDFQSSSYDRLMGTGGIGAVRLVDFSNEKIYAPLYENDGSSKGAVMSSPAKAWPDYEPGGTFYTFYAVMPELPADLNSVDVRIGHGDVVQNLPIDDGVLEPAVPQEEPIRMGEAWPQIDQAAAARSLRPQDSVRDLVTKVASADGSYTEETVEETTTVDLSSDVLFGVDSAALDPAAGDVLQRAADAVNEASEGGPVEIVGHTDSDGSDEHNLDLSKRRARAVARALKPLIAVSGVTYQISGRGEKDPVSGNDTEEGRKANRRVSVVFGPGVAK
- a CDS encoding type II secretion system F family protein; translation: MSGHGLALGMAALLVYLFGLYGWQLLKAPPEVALPDTGSVPVVRTSRFPLVSRFYRFLGRRTGPALSGLLGPRWRLEVRNLLAAAGQPRDLDVAGFAELQGAYAVLGLLGGLLLVVRGLPTLAALAALLLVAYPTIWLWSEAQRRQRRIEQELPDFLDVLAITVTAGLGFRAAMERVGETLEGPLAEEVRRTMRRMDIGVHRREAFLELRDRNPRSSTMGLFVTAMIQAEELGAPLADTLNQLAEDMRREFAQIARRRAARAAPRVSLIITMVIMPAVVALIVLALFLGSDVDLGSL
- a CDS encoding response regulator; the protein is MTVLVADDNPVIRIGLRQLLTAEPATRLVGEARDGAEALRRARELRPDVVLLDVRMPGTSGLDVLPELATFTCVLMLTSSEEDETVRRAVRDGARGYLVYGTFDESTVVQNILAAAGGGSVFSASAVRVLASERSAAAPAVRAADPAVAALLSDREAGVMELLAAGRTNGEIAQLLFVAPKTVKNHVNRIFAKLGARSRREAVEIWARAGPAGPSSGPAPRH
- a CDS encoding DUF192 domain-containing protein, encoding MTGLLLDGVEVAEVEVATSYRARARGLLGRDGIETGLVLRPGSSVHTFGMRFAIDVVHVRRDGLVLAVTTLAPGRMGRPRPRSRWILETEAGRARSWGIEPGRNLTLRG
- a CDS encoding type II secretion system F family protein; amino-acid sequence: MILALAAVTLLVAVIGCLQWVLGANEREALTSRTALEVVERSGARWVNRLDARLRRTWHGRWLQLRLDRAGVRWRMGDVWVALAGLAVVVFVVASRMLSWWFAVLAAAAAVRLALTVLDRRESRRREAFVAQLPEVARVLSNATSAGLALRSAIRMAGEDLDEPASSEMSRLAHELDVGTPLNDALDHLQQRLPSRELSLLTRTLIIQARAGGAVVTALRGMSDTLEARKDLRREVRTMLSGAVFTSWIVLILGAGSLLMMNVIAPGTLNKVTSSLIGQIILVLALGMYAAGFWMIRRTTRIDV
- a CDS encoding CpaF family protein, encoding MGLKDLRAGNGGEKSEKTEQFEAYVERYRRALLEELNLSELSTLGPAQRRTRLERVLARILSREGPLLSGTERTQLIRRVIDDSLGLGVLEPLLADPSVTEIMVNGPKDVYIERAGRLERAPFAFASEQQLYQTIDRIVSTVNRRVDESSPMVDARLAGGERVNVVIPPLSLTGPTLTIRRFPAPIPMHRMAELGAIDTASAMLLAAMVRARFNVLISGGTGTGKTTFLNALSAFIPSHERIITVEDAAELRLEQDHVVSLEARPSNIEGRGEITIRDLVRNSLRMRPDRIIVGEVRGGETLDMLQAMNTGHEGSLATVHANSTQDAISRLETLATMSELELPFAAIRDQINNAVDIIIQLSRFSDGSRRVVEVIAVTSRRREEYRLERLMHFEAEPTGADRVVTGRFVCHRLPPPLADRLIVRGEPVPPQYLEGRP
- a CDS encoding sensor histidine kinase — protein: MSEVGRLARYLLIPRVAAPVLTLVALRADPPAVALLLGALSGLNLLALRFWTRLPHGRLHLLLDQVLALGVLGVVGSGTPMVLYLMASGVLAGLTYRARPVLVAGILTSLTYGGFLMLRAGYVPGEIDLHTTITLPALLLGAGPAGVAVRRLLVRQERTATQLWKLRRTHAVREERLRVARDLHDSLTKDLHGVWLLSRTLRAALERGDQDSVREAAGVIGETAQGLAGQSRMVIRGLRESGPAVGGLVEALHERAAGVSAGHQLAVEIQAHEVDLDDASRNVLLMVASEALHNVVKHARARTVTLTLAARADAVVLEIEDDGVGFAITPGFGPGHYGLLGMRERAARSGGEFAIRSAPGDGTRVRLTLPVRRSPVPARGEAFLHRARVSRA
- a CDS encoding pilus assembly protein TadG-related protein, with translation MLRGRATGREEGQIAPALLLVVVALLFLGLLFAQVGSASDQKTQTQTAADSAAVAATHQFRDATVLRAAATIPWQVRPLFAPLTAWEPDLTAAACAAAQRNWGENPHEGAGLGCTDVSLSSTGDGVRVEVLAPPGQVVDGPADVAAQRARASVVSRVTFVRCPQFAQPKAAALAHWLVDRVAERLGRASGCFTPVDGINLGILDTWPFPPARAAIGPPEEILDAVRESFRIEIID